A region of the Gemmobacter fulvus genome:
GCAACAACATGATTCTCGGCGTGACCATGATCGCCACCTGCGAGGCCTTTGCCCTTGCCGACAAGCTGGGGCTGGACCGGGCGCGCATGTTCGATGTCGTCTCCACCTCCTCGGGGTACAGCTGGACCATGAACGCCTATTGCCCTGCCCCCGGCGTTGGGCCGAAATCGCCTGCCGACAACAGCTACAAACCCGGCTTCGCGGCCGAGCTGATGCTGAAGGATCTGCGCCTGTCGCAACAGGCCGCCGAGGCCGCCGATGCCGACACACCGATGGGGCAACTGGCAGCGGATCTCTATCGCCGCTTTGTCGAGGATGAGGACGGCAAGGGCATGGATTTTTCGGCCATGCTGCCGCGCTTTGAAAAGCGCGGTCGCGGCTGACTGCGACACTTTGGGCAGAGGCCGCGCGGCGCGTGACTTTGGCCTCCTCGCATGTTATATTCGGAATATGTAATATGAAATGCGAGGATGGCCATGTTCACCACCAATGTCGGCGGGATTGATCGGATCCTGCGTATCGTGATCGGCGCGGCGCTGCTGATCTGGTTCTTCACCGATCAGGGTAGCGGCTTCTGGCACTATGCCAAGCTGATCGGCATCGTGCCCTTGCTCACGGGCCTGCTGTCAACCTGCCCGCTCTATTCGGTGCTGGGGATCAGCACCTGCCCGATGAAAGCCTGAGGCGGCGTGCGGCGGATCATTCCGCCGCAACCCTTTTCGGTCTGAGCATGTCTTTCAGATAGCGGCCCGTGTGGCTTTCGGTGGATTTGGCCACCTCTTCGGGGGTGCCCACCGCCACGATCTGCCCGCCGCCATCGCCGCCTTCCGGCCCGATGTCGATCAGCCAGTCCGCCGTCTTGATCACATCCAGATTGTGTTCGATCACCACGACCGTATTGCCCTGATCGACCAGTTCATGCAGCACTTCCAACAGCTTGCGCACGTCTTCAAAGTGCAGGCCGGTGGTCGGTTCATCCAGGATATACAGCGTGCGCCCAGTGGCGCGACGGCTCAGCTCCTTCGACAGCTTGACCCGCTGCGCCTCGCCGCCCGACAGGGTGGTCGCCTGCTGGCCGACCTTGATATAACCAAGCCCGACTTGGCACAGTGCCTCCATCTTGTCACGGATGCTGGGCACGGCCTGAAAGAACTCGCGGGCATCTTCGCAGGTCATATCAAGAACGTCGGCTATGCTTTTGCCTTTGAAGCGAATTTCAAGAGTCTCGCGGTTATAGCGATGACCCTTGCAGGTTTCGCAGGTCACATAAACATCCGGCAGGAAGTGCATCTCGATCTTGATCACGCCATCGCCCTGACAGGCCTCGCAGCGCCCGCCTTTGACGTTGAAGCTGAACCTGCCGGGCAGATAGCCGCGCGCCTTCGATTCCGGCAGACCGGCAAACCAGTCGCGGATCGGGGTGAAGGCGCCGGTATAAGTGGCCGGGTTTGACCGGGGCGTGCGACCGATGGCGCGCTGGTCAATGTCGATCACCTTGTCCAGATG
Encoded here:
- a CDS encoding YgaP family membrane protein yields the protein MFTTNVGGIDRILRIVIGAALLIWFFTDQGSGFWHYAKLIGIVPLLTGLLSTCPLYSVLGISTCPMKA